A stretch of DNA from Poecilia reticulata strain Guanapo linkage group LG18, Guppy_female_1.0+MT, whole genome shotgun sequence:
CTCTGTCCTTGGTGAAAACAATCATCCCAATAGCATAATGCTTTCACCAAGTTGTTTCATCAGATACACAATACAATTGGCTAATATAATTAACTTTGTGGCCCACCAGTATCTTAAATTTGCTAATTTTGCCAAAAAGCTTGGACACCACTGACAGAGCAGAGAAATATCAGTATCTAGTGGTAGGTGTGTATTATTGTGGCCCAGTCAAACTGCTTCTCTCCTGACTCAAGGGCCACAtccctcccaccccccacccGTCTCTGGACACCTAATCCCCATAAGCCTCCGTAATGGCCCTGGACAGGGAAGAGGAATTGGTGAGGGGAAAGTTTGAACTTTATGACCCTTCAAGCCGATTATTACGGGCCAGCTGAGTTTCACAAGTGGCCCAGCGAGGCCTCAGTCTCAACCCGGACAGGCACATTGCGACAGAAACTTGAAGACATCGTCAGGATATCTGTAGCTCAGGCCGAGAGCCGCCAAGGCAAACACTCCACTCTACTGCAAACGCTGATCTGACTTAAAAACGAGGAGAAATATGCCATttgccactagagggcagcaccGACATTTGGTAATTACACAACTGTTCTCTGCGGGAGAAAGTATGTCACTTGGCCGCCGCTCGTGGTGGACCGAGAGGGTGATGACCTGAATCTAAAACAGAAAGTATCACAAAGGTGGATTAGCAAAGATGCTCATCTAACCGTGACCCCCTTCAGTTAGAGGACCGGTACAGTAATCAAGTTCAAAAATATTACAGGTCAGTAATGACggacttgaataaaaatactaCTACACACTACTTGAATAAAAGTAGTGATATGGTCAAATCTTActcaactaaaagtaaaaattgctCGGTCAAAACtttactcaagttaaagtaCTGAAGTACTTACTAttgaaaatacttaagtattcaAAAGTACTAAAAAGACGTattcaaaatgatttaattcaATCTTTCTAATTTAGGTACATCTTTTCTGAGGGTTTTTACAGTACCTTGTAACTTGCTGATCCCAATAATAAACTATCCTGTAAAGTCGCTCAGCTACAAAATGTAGGCACCACTTGTAAAAATTTAAGCacaaaaatccttttaaaaaataacatggcataagatattcctttattaatcctgcagtggggaaatttacattgttacagcagaacagaggacagagcagaaccaagataaaaatctatatatacaaaatacaagtgaatatagaaatactgaaacagtagtgtatgaaatataaaaaataagtaaattccAGGTGTATATGTTAAGGTAGGCAGATAGGTGATGTTACACATAGATTAaagtaaataagtaataaatgaaATAGTAAAGCAAGTCATATTGCACATGGTGACAGATAGGCAAGTTGTTATACAAGGTGAATTTGATATTGCGCACAGTTGAGCACTATACCAGTCATAAGTGAGTAAAGAGAGCAGGTTTATTGCTTGTAGTAGAGAGTAGTGAACTActgagagcagcaggtgttGTACAGTCTGACGGCGGCCGGAAGGAAAGACCTGCGGTATCTTTCCTTCACGCACTTAGGGTGCCGCAGCCGGGCACTAAAGGAGCTGCTCAGTGCTGTCAGAGAGTGGTGCATGGGGTGGGACGGGTACTCCAGCATGCGCTGAAGCTTAGTCCTCATTCTCCTGTCAGCCACCACCTCAACTGGGTCAACATGACACCCCAGGACAGAGCTGGATTTCCTGAGGATCTTGTTACAGATCCTTTTTACCATCTACTTTTTACTAGCTTTGGCTTGAATTTCTCCAACCGTCTTTGTTGTCATTGTCTTCTATTATATTGGTGGTTAGCAAACAACTCAAGGAAGCATTACCGccatgccaaaaataaaaataaataaaatgaattagaTCCTGTTGTACAGGTTATGGTGTAGTGgtccccaaagtcggtcctggagggccggcatcctgcatgttttagttctgtccctggtggtagtaacaaccttttcagcatgtcaatgttcttcttaggtctctaatgagccatcattggatccaggtgcgCTAAACGGTGTCTACCGTCACTCTGCTTCCCAAATGTTTCTGCACTAAACCAACTTCAATTTCATATTTCTAAGATTCTTAGCTAACTTATTTTTTTGAACCAGGTAATCCCTGCAATGCTTCTCCAACCATCTCCATTGCCGAGTTTGAATGAAAGCAGGAGCTCATCTCGCGACATTTAACAAGGATAATTCCACATCCCAGGTGTGAGTGGAGGCTGTGATATGCTCCCCTTCTTCAGGAGCATAGCGCATTTcagtaaagaaaagcaaaaatgactTCTTTTAGCTAGCTACAAAGCTAGCCAAAAAGAACAAGTAACATCAAGCTTCCTAGAAATGTAGTGGAGTCAAAGTACATTGTTTGTCTTTGAAATGTAGTAGAGTGAAAGTCATAAGTTcccccaaaaataaatactaatgtaaagaaactcaaaatatgTACTTCAGTACAGAACTCAAATAAATGTGCTTTGTTACTGTTAGCCACTGAGAGGTCAGATATCTATCACCTCTGATCTTCAGGGGGTTATTATCTATTAATTCTTTACCACAGgataactttaaactttaagaaGGTCATTAGGTGTTGCTGTGTGTTAACTTTGAACACCCACCCGAGTTTAAAAATAGCCCTGCTAAGAAACAGCTTGAGGGGAGGGAAAAAGGTTTGCTTGTGGCTGACTTGCTGCATCAGAGAAGAAACCACAGCTCGACCACTCGCTTGAGATGTTTGCAAGGGTCCATTTCCATCCAAGCCGTGCGTCTGGTGAAATGAAGTGACTTGTGGTGTTTTAAAAGATAAAGCATCTCAACGTGTTGAAAACTTTACGCCTCTGAAGTGAAATGCACTTAGAGCTTTGAATTGTTTTAAGATCCGAtgaccccccccaaaaaatctttTGGGACTCAAACCTTCGATCTCCAAACAGCAGACCAACTATGAAACTTCTGAAAGACGACTTTGTTGGCATGAGGAAGTCTGAGTATTTCAATGAGGAAGTTTGCGATTTCTGGTAATCTGATGTGCGAGAGAGAACAGAATGTATGGGCCTGAGCACACTCTCATTATGAGTTGTCTGGACGGAGTGTGTAGTCTATGGCTTTGAAGATAAAAGATCTAGGACAGGCTTGAGAAGAGCATGGCTTTGGTATTAATGATACCAAATATTTTCTAGTGAAAAATTCCATGTAAATtacatttccttttgttttgttctgcaaaatgtttggtttgatttgcACCTGTCTTCATTTTTAATGGAGTGGAatacaacaaatacatttcaacaATACCCTGAAGGTTTTATGAGACCCAGTTATAATCTCTTTGTTTTAGCGGTAGTTGAGTTGCGTGTGTCAGTTGTTGAGAAAAATTTCAAGAAGTGAAGCATGGGGAAGTGAAGTTTAAGGAACTTCAGCAGGATTTTGTCAGATCAGAATCTAGTGCACaaaattttcagtttcatcCTCCCAAGAAATTGCTCCACAACGGCGGACAACGCACTACAAGAGCTTCCTTCCCcttttttgtattgtttatttctcCTTATAGTACTTTCATTTGTTGCTAACATCCTACTAAGTAcaactttttaacaaaaacgTTACACCACAAGGTACATGTGCATGAATCACTTTATTTGTCTCAAAGTAACAGTAAGTACAAGGGGTTTTTCATGGTAGTGCCGGTGGTGGCCCCGGGGCCTCATGGGCTCCTCGCTCTCTACTGTTTGCAGAAGCGGCTGTGTACTGCACAGGTCAGGACAACGATCAGCATGACAAACTCTTGGAAGTCGACCTCAGCGTCCCCGTTTAAGTCCAGATCTTTCAGGAACTTGTCCACTTCACCGGGATTCTTCGCTCCCtggaaaagcaaataaaaactttactaGCAGGTTTGCTTTCACCAGGTCCTTTTAGAACCATGTTTAGCTGATTAAATAGGtatattttagataaatacaAGGTCTTTGAAGATggaattcaatgaaaagttgtCTCAATGTACAATAATCCCTACAGAGACAATAGCCTTGACATACATCGACTGActattttttgtctaatttctagtataccttagttcacttgaaataagacaaaattacctcacaagtaacttttcagcaacatataggatcttgttttaagtcaatgatgaatgaaaaagtactcgttccactggcagataatcACTTaggggaaaaatgttttgtcataggtgaaaaaaatcttccagtggaactcTGACTTTCCGCTATCTCGCTGAAAAGtgacttgtaagttagtttttgtcttatttcaaatgtactaagatatttgcaccagaaaatAGACAAAAGTACAAagttagattttatgtttttgcaccATAGTCCAAAATATGCTCCCTAGCAATGATGCATTGCCTCAATAGACGTTTAGAAACTCTGTTAATGTTAAAGCTATGAGCTCTACATGATTATCTTGTCTGTTTCCACCCCGAGGCACACAGGCATCCCTCCCCAGGTGAGCAACGTACCTTGAGCAACCCAGGCAGCTCCTTCTCTACCAAAGTCTTCACCTCAGTTTTGCTCAGCGTGCTCTTCTTCCCATCAGAACCAGCGTATTGGTCGAAGGTCTGTATCAGGGTGGCCATTGCCATCTCCAGGCGACTCATGATTGCAGCCTGTCTGGTCCTTAGCGTAGTTCAGGGGAGATTCGGAGCGGCGGATGCACACGGTGTGGGGACAAAAGGTGGAGGCTGTTTTTATATTGTGTGGACCAATGATGAGGCTAGACTTGAAAGGTTGAGCAATGCCGTGTGTTTACCATAGGTGGTGACTCCGACTCTACAGACAACATCCATACTCCACCCAATGTACATACCCACTAAAAGCCAGCTTCTGTCATTGTCTTGTTGATTTAAGGAGGGGCACTATCATTAATGTAACCACAAGATGGGTCCACTTAAGCTGGAGACCAAATTACTTTAATACTTTAGGTTGTTATCATCTTATTGTGCAATCTAGGATCCAAACATTGCAGAttgttgcctttttgtttttaaggatcACGATATCGAAACAGGTTTAAGCTCACAATCACTACATTTCACCGTGGTCAGTGGTTGCCCATGCTTCTGCACACCAGCGAACACAAATAGGTTTTGTGAACAGAAGTGTTTGCTTTTGCTTGCGTTTTCTCTTGTGCACCTGATTTCCTGTAAACAATCCCTTAGGGTTTCTGAAAGTAAGCAACCTTTGCTCACACAGTCAATAACTGCTTTCTCTACCTTATTTTTATCTCTGCTTCCAGATGTATTATAATAAAGTGCATCAGGAAAAGGTGCAAATGTTCACATTACCAGTTACTGTGACCTGATAAGCCCAGATAGGAAAGTATAGCTTGTATTTGTATCCTGGTTGTAGCATAAATGTCACTTTTGTACCTCTGacatcttcagttttctttgcatttattttctactgGCTGCGAAACAGATTGCTCCTCGGAAATAATAGTTTATCTTGTACAGCAAGATAATCTAGTTGTAAAGCAAAAGTCCTATAGatgatgaataaaaactgacagcCAAGCCCCTGCTGACGGCCAGGGATCCATGTCAGATTGGATGACTTTATCTTACAGTCCTGTAAAATAATAAGTCCACCTTACAGATTTGTTCCCCATTTAAGACTGTCGATCAGGTTCTAAGGTTTAAGTTTAAGgtttaagtgatttcttgacTCTTTGGGGCTGCCCTTATTTAGACTCAGATGTGGCAGCTTTCCAAAACGTTTTAAGACTGCTTCTTGTATTAACTTTAGTTATTTTGGtatgatacattttttaagatgTTAAAAATTTAGAACGTTATCTATAAGGGGAGAAATGCTCTTTCATAGCACCGTGTGTTTACAGTAATTTGTCAAAAGAGCCTAGATCACAAACCGTCCTACGGATGTGGTGAATCTGTTTGTCTAGGGCGAAAGGAGAAGGCAAGGTTAATCTGCAACCAGAATAACTAGGCCACAATATAAAAAAGCCACAGTAGCTGGTTAACACCTTCTGCTGGTCATTGCAAGGAATATGAAATTGGTGTAATCATATGATGATGCAGAGTTGTTTTGATCCAGCTACGTGAAGGAGAGTTTTGTTGGACTATTCAACCAGGAAAGAGGTCTCTTCTTTTGATTGGTTTCCATCGACATCTTTGGCCTCAAATGTCATATCAAGTTTGGCCTTTAGTTGGTTTgtttcaacttttctttttctggattATTCTGATTATATGACATAGAACTGCAGTaatttttataaactaaattCCCGTGGACATGATTGAAtttaatgtggattttattCCATCTACACAGgatcaaaattatacatacaggCTCAAAGAGAAACATAGACAGCCACTGTTTTGGTGAATGTGCTATAGGAAGTTGCACTATCACCACATACTTCTTTAATTCAATCGTTCTTGTACTCATCAGAAAAGCTCCTAGGAtaattcttctttttgtttttttgtccataaATGAGCTTTAGTTTGTGTTCTGCCTTAAGTTGACATATTGTTCTGTGTTTGTTATTGTCATGTTTAAACATCTTGTTGATTCCAAGTCTCAGTCATCTGACAAAATCAAATAAGAAGCCCAGGACAAAAACTGACACAAGCTCACTTAAACTTTGCAACATGGACGAAAAATAGATTCGGTGTGAGGCTTTCTTACCTTAGataactttgtttcttttattgttttgtttactttaattcaAACAATCTAAAGGCAGTTGGAACACAAAGATAGGTTTGTTTTACTCtctcatttgtatttttcaagcCTCTTCTAAATGCTTCTCTGGGTGTTTTCTGTAACCTCTTTCTTATCCTGTTGTAATCTTTCTCGGTACATCCGTGGGTAATGTCCCTATGATACCTCAGCAGCTTTTGTatttgctgcttctcttcaaCAGATTCTGCAGATAAGCTTGAGCTCATCTTCTATTTTGGTTCTCCTTGTTTGTTGtgtgacattttgttgtgtgaaattacattttcttgtaCGATGCACCTATACACACAGGATGCTTGTCCAAAGGGCTCACTGCCTTTCCTCAGACCAACTTAGCAACTTTAATATTATTACTTATGAATACATTGTTGTTTCAAATACAATGGACTCCTTTATTTGCATGTGTTAGGGACCACAGCCACCCGCTAATAGCAAAAACTCCCAAATACCAGAGATCCCCTCTAAACATGTGCATATTATAATAGTTCAAGCACCAAATATACTATATATACATTAATATGACCATTAATATGAACAGTGGAAACCGATTTGGTATAACCATATAGAAGCTAACTTTCACAATCTTCCTTACACCAATCGGTGCCAATGAAAACGACTGACACACCTGGAGTAGCTGCTTTGCTAATGCTAGCAGTAGCTTGTTGAGTAGCATTGCGGCTacatatttcagcttcccaagctgcattgtctttcaaatgttttgggtatgaaaaaatatgtcaataggtcagttttccacaaaattttaatttggagttatattccacagaaaaatctgcaaaaatatgtggaatataaaaatactgaactgtaaaggaatttttattttttttttacattaatcatCTGTGTAATATTCATATGTTCTAGACTTCTTTTTCTCTAaacttgttttgctgtttgctgTGACTTTATGTAACATAAGGTATGACCAATATTAAATGACCATTAATGTCAAATGATTATATGATGTATTGATCTTGCTGTTTTATATAGGAGCTTTTTAGCCTGTTTTACCAACATTTAACATGACATCATCAAGTTCTGAATCCCTTATGCCCCTTTAGCTCATTCCccctttacatttttgttcttctgctttggggaatttttaaatttaaccaTTGAAGCAGGATTCTTATGTTTATTTATCAGTATTGaatttgcattaaataaaactaacagtGCTAGGTACTGATGACAGGACCAATGAGGTTTATTCACTTTCCCCTGCCACACCAGGATAAGagatttgactttttaagcATTTCAAGAGGAGTATCTTCATAATAACGTATTAGCATCTGTAGACGGTTAATAATAGGGTAGAATTGGAATCCAGAAATCCTGGGTTTGACAGATACAGATGGCATGTTTTGGTGACTAGATGagactttgtaaaataaagcacacaaaaaagacTTCTAGTTGCATTTTTAAGCTGTTTCTTCATCAGGTTTGACTTAGCATCTATCTTCTGTATCTTCT
This window harbors:
- the LOC103480189 gene encoding protein S100-P, coding for MSRLEMAMATLIQTFDQYAGSDGKKSTLSKTEVKTLVEKELPGLLKGAKNPGEVDKFLKDLDLNGDAEVDFQEFVMLIVVLTCAVHSRFCKQ